From one Bacillus sp. FJAT-42376 genomic stretch:
- a CDS encoding catalase has protein sequence MSNRKDEQLEQYRVDDEGKKLTTNQGLKVSEDEFSLKAGERGPTLLEDFHFREKMTHFDHERIPERIVHARGFAAHGEFEVYESMKEYTRAGFLQDPSVKTPVFVRFSTVAGSRGSAETVRDARGFATKFYTEEGNYDLVGNNIPVFFIQDAIKFPDLIHAVKPEPHNEIPQAASAHDTFWDFVANNQEAAHMVMWTMSDRAIPRSLRMMEGFGVHTFRFVNEEGKARFVKFHWKPLLGTHSLVWDEAQKINGKDPDFHRRDLYDSIENGDYPEYELGVQMIEEEDEFKFDFDLLDPTKLWPEEDIPVKIIGKMTLNRNVDNVFAETEQVAFHPGSVVPGIDFSNDPLLQGRLFSYTDTQLIRLGGPNFHELPINRPVCPFFNNQRDGYGRHTINRGQVAYHKNSLAANTPAPASADEGGYVHYQERVEGYKIRARSDSFKDHFSQATLFWNSMSKPEKEHIIDAFSFELGKVKSESVQQQVVDMFANVSLELAQGFAEAIGVTPPEQGGSNVTKSSPALSQEKTAKSPDTRKVGVILDEGFNGQEVSSVLESLKAKGIQPEIISSKLGKLKGTDGSEQKVDHTFLTCDSVLFDAIYAVGGKGAGKRFYRDASAFLQEAFMHYKPIGATHEGEKWIEANEMKNSPGVVSGQNPEKFAAAFIGAISEHRHWDREVV, from the coding sequence GTGAGCAATCGCAAGGATGAACAGCTGGAACAGTACCGGGTTGACGATGAGGGGAAAAAACTGACGACGAATCAGGGGTTAAAGGTTTCTGAGGATGAGTTTTCGCTTAAGGCAGGAGAACGCGGACCGACGCTGCTTGAGGATTTTCATTTCCGCGAGAAGATGACGCACTTTGACCATGAGCGGATACCGGAGCGGATTGTGCATGCGCGCGGGTTTGCGGCTCACGGGGAGTTTGAAGTTTACGAGTCGATGAAAGAGTACACGAGAGCAGGATTTTTACAGGATCCTTCTGTGAAGACACCTGTTTTTGTGCGTTTTTCAACCGTTGCCGGGTCACGCGGTTCTGCTGAAACGGTCCGTGATGCCCGCGGTTTTGCGACGAAGTTTTATACGGAAGAAGGCAACTACGATTTAGTTGGCAACAACATTCCGGTGTTTTTTATTCAGGATGCCATCAAGTTTCCGGATTTGATTCATGCGGTAAAACCGGAGCCTCATAACGAGATCCCCCAGGCTGCATCCGCACACGATACGTTCTGGGATTTCGTTGCGAACAATCAGGAAGCGGCGCACATGGTGATGTGGACAATGTCCGACCGGGCGATTCCAAGAAGTCTGCGCATGATGGAGGGCTTTGGTGTCCATACGTTCCGCTTTGTAAATGAAGAAGGAAAAGCGCGGTTTGTCAAATTCCACTGGAAACCGCTGCTCGGCACGCATTCCCTCGTTTGGGATGAAGCGCAGAAGATCAACGGGAAGGATCCGGATTTCCACCGCCGCGACTTATATGATTCCATTGAAAACGGGGATTATCCGGAGTATGAGCTTGGAGTTCAGATGATTGAGGAAGAGGACGAGTTCAAATTTGACTTTGATTTGCTCGATCCGACGAAGCTGTGGCCGGAAGAGGACATTCCTGTTAAAATCATCGGGAAAATGACGCTGAACCGCAATGTGGACAATGTGTTTGCAGAAACGGAGCAGGTCGCCTTCCATCCAGGGTCCGTTGTACCGGGAATTGATTTCTCCAATGATCCGCTTTTGCAGGGACGTCTCTTTTCCTACACGGACACGCAGCTGATCCGCCTCGGCGGACCGAACTTCCATGAGCTGCCGATCAACCGTCCGGTGTGCCCGTTCTTTAACAATCAGCGTGACGGCTACGGAAGGCATACGATTAACCGCGGCCAGGTCGCGTACCATAAAAACTCGCTCGCAGCGAATACACCGGCTCCGGCCAGTGCGGACGAAGGCGGTTATGTTCATTACCAGGAAAGAGTGGAAGGGTATAAGATTCGCGCGCGCAGCGACAGCTTCAAGGATCATTTTTCCCAGGCCACGCTATTCTGGAACAGCATGAGCAAGCCTGAAAAGGAGCATATCATTGATGCGTTCAGCTTCGAGCTTGGAAAAGTGAAGAGCGAATCTGTTCAGCAGCAGGTTGTCGATATGTTCGCCAATGTCAGCCTGGAGCTCGCGCAAGGTTTTGCTGAAGCGATTGGCGTAACGCCGCCGGAGCAGGGCGGTTCCAACGTAACGAAATCTTCTCCTGCACTGAGCCAGGAAAAAACAGCGAAAAGTCCGGATACCCGGAAAGTCGGTGTGATTTTGGATGAAGGATTCAACGGACAGGAAGTCAGCTCGGTTCTTGAAAGCCTGAAAGCAAAAGGCATCCAGCCGGAAATCATCAGCAGCAAGCTCGGCAAGCTGAAGGGCACAGACGGAAGCGAGCAGAAAGTGGACCACACCTTCCTGACTTGCGACTCCGTTTTGTTTGATGCCATCTACGCAGTCGGAGGAAAGGGAGCTGGTAAGCGATTCTACCGTGATGCCTCCGCATTCCTTCAGGAAGCATTTATGCATTACAAACCGATTGGGGCGACCCATGAAGGGGAGAAATGGATTGAGGCGAATGAGATGAAGAATAGCCCAGGCGTTGTAAGCGGGCAAAATCCAGAAAAGTTTGCTGCTGCGTTTATCGGGGCGATTTCGGAACACCGCCATTGGGATCGGGAAGTAGTTTAA
- a CDS encoding NUDIX domain-containing protein, with the protein MLISGGGEAVTFHIRVRAGGIIVEDESILLIEFNDENGLHYNLPGGGVEEGVTVKAAAAREVMEEASVQVDVGELVFVYEYEPEINTNKYGETSSLTLWFECTLKENSRPEMPLKPDFSQTGVKWIKLSELNTITLFPDVKEQIVQYAIRRTSIPLLEEHSLKVN; encoded by the coding sequence ATGCTTATTTCCGGAGGAGGCGAAGCTGTAACATTTCATATAAGAGTAAGAGCGGGTGGAATTATTGTAGAAGATGAATCCATTCTTTTAATCGAGTTTAATGACGAAAACGGTCTGCATTATAATTTGCCTGGCGGCGGAGTGGAGGAGGGAGTAACGGTGAAAGCTGCGGCTGCCAGAGAAGTGATGGAAGAGGCGTCGGTGCAGGTTGATGTCGGCGAACTCGTCTTCGTCTATGAATATGAACCGGAGATCAACACAAATAAGTATGGAGAAACATCATCTTTAACGTTATGGTTCGAGTGCACCCTGAAGGAGAATTCCAGACCCGAAATGCCGCTGAAGCCTGATTTCAGCCAAACTGGTGTGAAGTGGATCAAACTGTCTGAGTTAAATACTATCACCCTTTTTCCGGATGTGAAGGAGCAGATCGTACAATATGCAATCCGCCGAACCAGCATTCCATTGCTCGAGGAACATAGTCTCAAAGTGAACTAG